From Cecembia calidifontis, one genomic window encodes:
- the acs gene encoding acetate--CoA ligase, with product MSDRIHTLSGYFYEYQKSVTEPENFWARIADSFHWKKRWDKVLKWDFNGPNVQWFVNGKLNITENIFEKNLFAYGDRTAIIWEPNEPTEPSRKITYKELYHQVCQFSNALKSKGIKKGDRVVIYMPMIPEAAVAMLACARIGAIHSVVFAGFSSTALADRINDCEAKAILTSDGNFRGNKKIGIKSIVDEALEKSSVETVIVCRRTGQEVNMKLGRDFWWDEVLEGQDDSNVAEEMDSEDPLFILYTSGSTGKPKGVVHTTAGYMVYTKYTFENVFQYAPGDIYWSTADIGWITGHSYIVYGPLLAGATTLMFEGVPTYPDAGRFWQVIEKHKVNQFYTAPTAIRALQAFGTDPIDPYNLDSLKVLGSVGEPINEEAWRWYYTHIGKSRCPIVDTWWQTETGGIMVSPLAGITPTKPAFATLPLPGIQLAIVDAEGNELTGNSVEGNLCVKFPWPSMIRTTWGDHERCRQTYFSTYKGMYFTGDGVKRDHDGYYRILGRVDDVINVSGHRMGTAEVENAINEHPLVIESAVVGYPHEIKGQGIYAYVICDMSHRTEENLINEIKDMVSKIIGPIAKPDKIQIVPGLPKTRSGKIMRRILRKVAEGVTDNLGDTSTLLDPEVVKQIIDGRK from the coding sequence ATGAGCGATAGGATACATACCCTGAGCGGGTACTTCTATGAATACCAGAAGTCTGTCACCGAACCTGAAAATTTCTGGGCCAGGATTGCAGATTCTTTTCATTGGAAAAAAAGATGGGATAAGGTCTTGAAATGGGATTTCAATGGGCCAAATGTGCAGTGGTTTGTCAATGGAAAGCTCAATATTACTGAAAACATATTTGAAAAAAACCTTTTTGCCTATGGGGACAGGACGGCCATCATTTGGGAGCCCAATGAACCTACAGAGCCTTCCAGAAAAATCACCTACAAAGAGCTTTATCACCAGGTATGTCAGTTTTCCAATGCTCTGAAATCTAAAGGCATAAAGAAAGGTGATAGGGTGGTGATTTATATGCCCATGATTCCTGAGGCTGCTGTGGCCATGTTGGCCTGTGCCAGGATAGGGGCCATCCATTCTGTAGTCTTTGCAGGATTCAGTTCTACTGCCCTTGCCGACCGTATCAATGACTGTGAAGCTAAGGCCATTTTAACTTCGGATGGGAATTTTAGGGGCAACAAAAAAATCGGAATTAAAAGTATTGTGGATGAGGCTTTGGAAAAGTCCTCGGTAGAGACCGTTATTGTCTGCAGGAGAACAGGACAGGAGGTCAACATGAAGTTAGGCCGGGATTTTTGGTGGGATGAGGTGCTTGAAGGGCAGGATGACAGCAATGTGGCAGAGGAAATGGACAGTGAGGATCCCTTATTTATCCTTTATACTTCAGGTTCTACAGGTAAACCTAAGGGTGTGGTCCATACCACTGCCGGTTACATGGTATATACGAAGTATACTTTTGAGAATGTGTTTCAATATGCCCCAGGGGATATTTATTGGAGTACGGCAGATATCGGATGGATTACAGGACATTCCTACATAGTTTATGGCCCTTTATTGGCGGGGGCGACCACCTTGATGTTTGAAGGTGTACCTACCTATCCTGATGCCGGTAGATTTTGGCAAGTGATAGAAAAGCACAAAGTCAATCAATTCTATACAGCGCCTACGGCCATTAGGGCCCTACAGGCCTTTGGTACCGATCCCATCGACCCTTATAATTTGGATTCCTTGAAAGTCCTGGGATCAGTGGGTGAACCCATTAATGAAGAAGCCTGGAGATGGTATTATACCCACATCGGCAAGTCAAGATGCCCAATAGTAGATACCTGGTGGCAAACAGAGACCGGTGGGATAATGGTGTCACCGCTTGCGGGAATTACCCCTACCAAACCGGCTTTTGCCACCCTTCCCTTACCGGGCATTCAATTGGCTATAGTAGATGCTGAGGGAAATGAACTGACTGGCAATTCTGTAGAGGGTAACCTCTGTGTGAAATTCCCTTGGCCTTCTATGATCAGGACAACCTGGGGGGACCATGAGCGCTGCAGACAGACTTATTTCTCAACTTACAAAGGAATGTATTTTACCGGAGATGGTGTTAAAAGGGACCATGACGGATATTATAGGATTTTGGGTAGGGTAGATGATGTGATCAACGTATCAGGCCATAGGATGGGTACCGCAGAAGTGGAAAATGCCATCAATGAGCACCCATTGGTCATTGAATCTGCTGTAGTTGGCTATCCTCATGAAATCAAAGGCCAAGGTATTTACGCATATGTGATCTGTGACATGTCCCATAGGACGGAAGAAAACCTGATCAATGAAATCAAGGACATGGTCTCCAAGATCATCGGACCTATTGCCAAGCCGGATAAAATCCAGATTGTACCTGGGCTTCCAAAAACGAGGTCCGGTAAAATCATGCGAAGGATCTTGAGGAAAGTGGCCGAAGGAGTTACGGATAACCTGGGAGATACTTCCACTTTGTTGGATCCGGAAGTGGTCAAGCAGATCATTGACGGCCGAAAATAA
- a CDS encoding DUF294 nucleotidyltransferase-like domain-containing protein, with product MANVIVNRVKEFLKRYPPFSFLSEDSLEQVAKEVEVRYFSENELLFEQGDPAQQYFFVLKEGSVLLTEKKDGQEEIVEVCDEGDVFGVLALLGKRPYLLNARVKEESLVYAIPVAVFEKILHENSRVGLYFAAGFASGQVVVRTDLSQSQKARTTFKEISRDSGLLIFTGQSDLNYSSDVLTCPQHTLIRDAVAAMAEKGVGSIVIVNEKDHPLGIITDKDLRNRLIARNKSYDTPVEELMTTPVITKRKDAAFSELYLTMIKNRLHHLIFTEDGSSDSPITGILSDHDILLSQGNSPAVLINALMNTWEIHEMAKIRDRAEKLLAYYLENEVSIEFVASIISEINDIIIRRAVEMAKKKHDPDFPEISKVKFCFLSLGSEGREEQLLRTDLDNAIVFENVPLSKVEETKEYMLLIAQQVIEILLACGFKPCPADIMANNPKYCQPLSTWKAMFSDWIHSPNQQALMNATIFFDYRAIIGNKVLAEELTEHIYNEIAGKSIFLNFLAKNALLNPPPLGFFRNFIVEKSGEQKDKFDIKLRAMMPLADIARLLVLSHRVVGINNTFKRFEKLADLEPNYRELMLEAGKAYEILMRMRAIEGLNSGSSGRYIQPEKLGKLQRQLLKNAFAPIDELQKIIQVRFQLGYFRN from the coding sequence ATGGCCAATGTCATTGTCAACAGGGTCAAGGAATTTCTCAAAAGATATCCACCCTTTAGTTTTCTAAGTGAAGACTCTTTGGAGCAGGTTGCCAAAGAAGTGGAAGTCCGATATTTTTCTGAAAATGAATTGCTTTTCGAACAGGGAGATCCTGCCCAACAGTATTTTTTTGTGCTAAAGGAAGGATCTGTGCTTTTAACCGAAAAGAAAGATGGGCAGGAAGAAATTGTAGAAGTATGTGATGAAGGGGATGTGTTTGGGGTTTTGGCTTTGCTCGGTAAAAGGCCCTATCTCCTCAATGCCAGGGTGAAGGAAGAAAGTTTGGTATATGCTATTCCGGTAGCGGTTTTTGAAAAAATACTCCATGAAAACAGCCGTGTGGGCTTATATTTTGCTGCCGGCTTTGCTTCGGGACAGGTAGTAGTGAGAACGGACCTTTCCCAATCCCAAAAAGCAAGAACTACTTTTAAAGAAATCTCCAGAGACAGTGGACTTTTGATTTTTACCGGTCAGTCTGATCTCAATTATTCTTCGGATGTACTTACCTGTCCTCAGCATACCCTCATCAGGGATGCGGTAGCTGCTATGGCTGAAAAGGGTGTTGGATCCATAGTCATAGTCAATGAAAAAGATCATCCCTTAGGTATTATTACCGATAAAGACCTGAGGAATAGGTTGATTGCGCGGAATAAAAGTTATGACACCCCCGTTGAGGAATTGATGACGACACCTGTAATTACCAAAAGGAAAGATGCTGCCTTTTCTGAACTTTACCTAACCATGATCAAAAACAGGTTGCATCACCTCATTTTTACAGAAGATGGTTCATCGGATAGCCCAATAACCGGTATCCTATCGGATCATGATATATTACTTTCTCAGGGGAATAGTCCAGCGGTATTGATCAATGCCCTGATGAATACCTGGGAAATCCATGAAATGGCCAAAATTAGGGACAGGGCAGAGAAGCTATTGGCTTATTACCTTGAAAATGAGGTTTCCATTGAGTTCGTGGCGAGTATCATATCGGAAATCAATGACATCATCATTCGGAGGGCGGTTGAGATGGCAAAGAAGAAACATGACCCTGATTTTCCGGAGATTTCAAAAGTCAAATTCTGTTTCCTTTCTTTGGGTTCAGAAGGCAGGGAGGAGCAGTTGTTGAGGACTGACCTTGACAATGCGATCGTATTTGAAAACGTACCCCTTTCCAAAGTGGAGGAAACCAAGGAGTACATGTTGCTGATAGCCCAACAGGTGATAGAAATCCTGCTGGCCTGTGGTTTTAAGCCTTGCCCGGCAGATATTATGGCCAATAATCCCAAATATTGTCAGCCATTATCCACTTGGAAAGCCATGTTTTCTGACTGGATCCACAGCCCTAACCAACAGGCCTTGATGAACGCTACGATTTTTTTCGATTATAGGGCCATAATTGGCAATAAAGTCTTGGCCGAAGAGCTTACAGAGCATATTTATAATGAAATTGCCGGAAAAAGCATTTTCCTCAATTTCCTGGCAAAGAATGCACTTTTGAATCCGCCCCCATTGGGATTTTTCAGAAATTTCATTGTAGAGAAATCAGGGGAGCAGAAGGATAAATTTGATATTAAATTGAGAGCCATGATGCCTTTGGCGGATATTGCGAGGTTATTGGTGCTCAGTCACCGGGTGGTTGGCATCAACAATACTTTTAAGCGCTTCGAAAAATTGGCAGACTTGGAGCCCAATTATAGAGAACTCATGTTGGAAGCAGGAAAGGCTTATGAAATTTTGATGCGGATGAGGGCCATCGAGGGATTGAATTCCGGGAGTTCAGGGAGGTATATACAGCCTGAAAAATTGGGTAAACTGCAGCGGCAATTGTTGAAAAATGCCTTTGCCCCCATAGATGAGCTGCAGAAGATCATTCAGGTGAGGTTCCAATTGGGTTATTTCAGAAACTGA
- a CDS encoding 3'-5' exonuclease — translation MNWLSRIFGKELPKTAFVETYESLFEKPIPPMRPISQLTFVVLDTETTGLDPKKDFIISFGAIKLRSYVLKIDTAQEIYLKTPVKNKEAIQVHEIIDPIEGLTIKDFAKQFLDYIGRDIIVGHHIGFDLLMLEKVLKPFGLKKLLNPVLDTQYLAMRLEKGPHYDPSMGKPGEYSLDNLCERYGIELDDRHTAAGDAFLTGQLLLKLLKMAEKKGIKDFGTLMR, via the coding sequence ATGAACTGGCTGAGCAGGATTTTTGGAAAAGAATTGCCCAAAACGGCTTTCGTAGAAACATACGAAAGTCTTTTTGAAAAACCAATTCCCCCCATGCGTCCTATCAGCCAACTTACATTCGTGGTTTTGGATACAGAAACTACGGGTTTGGACCCCAAAAAGGACTTTATTATTTCTTTTGGCGCCATTAAGCTCAGGTCTTATGTTTTAAAGATTGATACTGCTCAGGAAATCTATTTAAAAACACCTGTTAAAAACAAAGAAGCCATTCAGGTCCATGAAATCATTGATCCAATTGAAGGATTGACCATCAAAGATTTTGCGAAGCAATTTTTGGACTATATCGGGAGGGACATTATTGTCGGCCATCATATTGGTTTTGATTTGTTGATGCTCGAAAAAGTATTGAAGCCATTTGGCCTGAAAAAGTTGCTCAATCCGGTCCTGGATACCCAATATTTGGCCATGAGGTTGGAAAAGGGTCCCCACTATGACCCTTCTATGGGTAAACCTGGCGAATATTCCCTGGACAATTTGTGTGAGCGCTATGGTATTGAACTTGATGACAGGCATACAGCTGCCGGAGATGCATTCCTTACCGGCCAATTGCTTTTGAAACTTTTGAAAATGGCTGAGAAAAAGGGAATTAAAGATTTTGGTACTTTGATGAGGTAG
- a CDS encoding HD domain-containing protein, producing the protein MKDRFSLLYQKYMAFLEKNIPDHLTYHSASHTKDVIEKVKLIGNIENLSDKDLELTKVAALFHDMGYLVQKNGHENISCEIAKKELPPWGFSEKEINEICTAIMATKVPQKPKNHLGKILADADLEYLGTEHFEKGTSLLFQELKYTDPSLDEEKWIEIQIEFLRQHQYHTHFCRSNREPKKKEHLQKLIQRK; encoded by the coding sequence GTGAAAGACAGGTTCTCTCTTTTATACCAAAAGTATATGGCATTTCTGGAAAAAAACATTCCGGATCATTTGACCTATCACAGCGCCTCCCACACCAAAGATGTGATCGAAAAGGTCAAGTTGATCGGTAACATAGAAAACCTCAGTGACAAAGACCTTGAATTAACAAAAGTTGCGGCCTTGTTCCATGACATGGGATACCTTGTCCAAAAAAATGGACATGAAAATATAAGCTGCGAAATTGCAAAAAAAGAGCTTCCCCCCTGGGGATTTTCTGAAAAGGAAATCAATGAAATCTGCACTGCAATCATGGCAACCAAGGTTCCTCAAAAACCCAAAAATCATCTCGGCAAAATTTTAGCGGATGCGGATTTGGAATATTTAGGAACAGAACATTTTGAGAAAGGAACTTCACTGCTATTCCAAGAATTGAAGTATACAGATCCTTCTCTAGATGAAGAAAAATGGATTGAAATACAAATTGAATTTTTAAGGCAACACCAATACCATACCCATTTTTGTAGATCCAACCGTGAACCTAAAAAAAAGGAACACCTCCAAAAATTAATTCAAAGAAAATAA
- a CDS encoding YitT family protein — translation MSSSKKIHWKSIFSLKSIIYTISGVLLAVIGLQGFMVPNNFLDGGVTGISILVTGFANIHISILLVLFNIPFLILGYKKIGPVFAMKASFAVILLALGMYFIQIPTFTTDKVLIAVFGGFFIGMGIGFVIRGGGVIDGLEIIGYYTQKKSGLTSGETIMVLNSLIILGAAFEFGIETAMYSILVYFTAMKTSDYVVDGFEEYTALTIISKDYEQIKELIVKDFGKAISVYKGERGYLPNSFDIKSDCDIIMSIVTRLEIHRIKEAVSEIDPNAFFYVQSIKEVKGGIIKRKSDF, via the coding sequence ATGAGTTCTTCCAAGAAGATCCATTGGAAATCCATATTCTCCCTGAAATCCATAATATATACCATATCAGGAGTCCTTTTGGCAGTTATTGGTTTACAGGGGTTTATGGTACCCAATAATTTTTTGGATGGCGGAGTGACTGGAATTTCGATCCTGGTGACGGGTTTTGCAAATATCCATATCAGTATCCTTTTAGTCCTATTCAACATTCCATTTTTAATTTTGGGTTATAAAAAAATCGGGCCTGTTTTTGCCATGAAAGCATCTTTTGCAGTAATCTTGCTGGCATTGGGAATGTACTTTATACAGATACCGACTTTCACGACGGATAAAGTATTGATTGCTGTTTTTGGAGGCTTCTTTATCGGGATGGGAATAGGCTTTGTAATCCGGGGAGGAGGAGTGATTGATGGTCTGGAAATCATCGGCTATTACACCCAAAAAAAGTCAGGCCTCACTTCAGGCGAAACCATCATGGTCCTTAATTCCCTGATCATTTTAGGGGCAGCCTTTGAGTTTGGAATTGAAACGGCCATGTATTCTATACTCGTTTATTTTACAGCGATGAAAACCTCTGACTATGTGGTGGATGGTTTTGAGGAATACACTGCACTCACCATCATTTCCAAGGATTATGAACAGATCAAAGAACTCATCGTAAAAGATTTTGGGAAGGCCATTTCAGTCTATAAAGGAGAAAGGGGCTATTTACCGAATAGTTTTGATATCAAATCCGATTGTGATATCATTATGTCCATAGTGACCCGGTTAGAAATACATAGGATCAAAGAGGCTGTCTCTGAAATTGATCCCAATGCATTCTTCTATGTCCAAAGTATCAAGGAGGTTAAAGGAGGTATCATCAAAAGAAAAAGCGACTTTTAA
- a CDS encoding adenylate/guanylate cyclase domain-containing protein: MAKILVVDDEEDLEVLIKQKFRQKIRQQKYEFLFAHNGRHALQQLEEHHDVDVVLSDINMPEMDGLTLLSKLNEQNFLLKSVIVSAYGDMDNIRVAMNRGAFDFVTKPVNFSDLEITIDRTIKHVQTLRETLKAVQENNILKMYVDETVLNFMGGKEIENVLANNQIIEGTVAFIDICGFTAISENESADKVVSLLNAYFDIMVKEIIKENGVVDKFMGDAVMATFKGDFHLDRAIDSCLSIREKLKNADIGLDAGSYKPEVSIGINTGEMVWGNIGSVTLKRLDYTVIGDTVNVAARLQALADKNQILISEKCYELVKESFKCNEIGLLELKNKQKPIKAFEVVE; the protein is encoded by the coding sequence ATGGCAAAAATTTTGGTCGTAGATGACGAGGAAGATCTGGAAGTATTGATCAAACAAAAATTCAGGCAAAAAATCAGACAGCAGAAGTACGAATTTTTATTTGCCCATAATGGAAGGCATGCCCTACAGCAATTAGAAGAGCATCATGACGTAGATGTGGTACTCAGCGACATCAATATGCCCGAAATGGATGGGCTTACACTCTTGTCAAAATTGAATGAGCAGAATTTTTTGCTGAAATCTGTCATTGTTTCTGCTTATGGAGACATGGACAATATCCGCGTCGCGATGAACAGGGGAGCTTTTGACTTTGTCACTAAACCTGTGAATTTTTCAGATCTTGAAATTACCATCGATCGGACCATCAAACATGTTCAGACCTTGAGAGAAACATTAAAGGCTGTGCAAGAGAACAACATACTAAAAATGTATGTGGATGAAACGGTGCTCAATTTCATGGGGGGAAAAGAAATTGAAAATGTCTTGGCCAATAATCAGATCATAGAGGGAACAGTCGCCTTCATTGATATCTGTGGTTTTACTGCCATTTCAGAAAATGAATCTGCCGATAAAGTGGTGAGTTTGCTGAATGCCTATTTTGATATCATGGTCAAAGAGATCATCAAAGAAAACGGCGTGGTGGACAAGTTTATGGGAGATGCTGTAATGGCAACCTTTAAAGGGGATTTTCATTTGGACCGTGCCATTGATTCCTGTCTGTCCATCAGGGAAAAATTGAAAAATGCAGATATAGGATTAGATGCCGGAAGCTACAAACCTGAGGTATCCATTGGAATCAATACCGGAGAAATGGTATGGGGAAATATTGGTTCGGTTACCTTAAAAAGACTTGATTATACCGTAATTGGAGATACTGTTAATGTGGCTGCAAGGCTGCAAGCCTTGGCCGATAAAAACCAAATACTGATTTCAGAAAAATGCTATGAACTGGTAAAGGAATCATTTAAGTGCAATGAAATCGGCCTATTAGAACTCAAAAACAAACAAAAACCAATAAAAGCATTTGAAGTAGTAGAGTGA
- a CDS encoding response regulator has protein sequence MKIMIVDDEKDVEMLFRQKFRKELRNKEIEFDFAFSGEEALNLLGSENPPKIVYVFSDINMPGMTGLELLEKIKLKYPNIPVSMISAYGDSDNYNKAINSGAKGFFTKPIDFESLKTEISQLIKEKEG, from the coding sequence ATGAAAATCATGATTGTAGATGATGAGAAAGATGTAGAGATGCTTTTCCGTCAAAAATTCCGAAAAGAGTTGAGGAACAAAGAAATTGAATTTGACTTTGCTTTTTCCGGGGAGGAAGCACTTAATCTTTTGGGAAGTGAAAACCCTCCTAAAATTGTATATGTGTTTTCAGATATCAATATGCCTGGGATGACCGGCTTAGAATTGTTGGAAAAAATCAAATTGAAATACCCAAACATTCCTGTAAGTATGATTTCTGCTTATGGAGATTCTGACAACTATAATAAAGCTATCAATTCTGGAGCCAAAGGATTTTTTACAAAACCTATTGATTTTGAGAGCCTTAAAACTGAAATATCACAACTAATCAAAGAGAAAGAAGGATAA
- a CDS encoding sensor histidine kinase, producing the protein MKEDDEQQIEHLRQLLQEKSSLLEQSLNEVQILKEQIIKSEKLASLGMLAAGIAHEIKNPLNFINNFSELSIEFLQEIEGSLQSLEKTEVIEEIEAVLNDVKYNLEKIQQNGQRVNRIVTSMLLHSRGKSSEFEPTDINQLIKEYVNLAFHGMRAGKSPINVKIDYQLEEEIQAIPLKQEDFSRVILNLCNNAFDAMRELNNDFPNNKREPALKISSRKDGPWITIEVEDNGPGIPEEIKDKILQPFFTTKKGTQGTGLGLSISSDIIKQHNGSITIDSKEGHFTKFIIKIPGN; encoded by the coding sequence ATGAAAGAGGATGATGAACAACAAATTGAGCATCTCAGGCAGCTTCTGCAAGAAAAATCTTCTTTGCTGGAACAATCTCTCAATGAGGTTCAAATTCTCAAAGAACAGATAATCAAAAGTGAAAAGTTAGCAAGTTTAGGAATGCTCGCTGCGGGCATAGCGCACGAAATCAAAAACCCATTGAACTTCATCAATAATTTTTCAGAATTGAGCATTGAGTTTTTACAAGAAATCGAAGGGAGTCTTCAAAGCCTGGAAAAAACTGAAGTCATTGAAGAAATAGAAGCCGTATTGAATGACGTAAAATACAACCTGGAAAAAATCCAGCAAAACGGACAAAGAGTCAACCGGATTGTTACTTCTATGCTGCTTCATTCAAGGGGTAAGAGCAGTGAATTTGAGCCCACAGACATCAACCAATTGATCAAAGAATATGTCAACTTGGCTTTTCATGGCATGAGAGCAGGCAAATCTCCCATCAATGTGAAAATAGACTATCAATTGGAAGAAGAAATCCAAGCTATCCCATTAAAACAGGAAGATTTCAGCCGGGTTATCCTCAACTTGTGCAACAATGCTTTCGATGCTATGCGGGAATTAAACAATGATTTTCCAAACAATAAGAGAGAACCTGCTTTAAAAATAAGTTCACGCAAAGATGGCCCCTGGATCACCATTGAGGTGGAAGACAATGGACCAGGTATACCTGAAGAGATAAAGGACAAAATCCTTCAACCTTTTTTTACAACCAAAAAAGGGACGCAGGGAACCGGCCTTGGCTTAAGCATTTCTTCAGACATAATAAAACAACACAATGGTTCAATCACCATTGATTCAAAAGAAGGACATTTTACAAAATTTATTATAAAAATCCCCGGAAATTAA
- a CDS encoding sensor histidine kinase, protein MEKIQHHGKRADAIVKGMLAHSRKSTGEKIPTDMNALADEYLRLSYHGMRAKDKSFNADFKTEFDPTLPKVKVVPQDIGRVLLNIINNAFQALNNEELRMRNEGFKPLVTVSTKNLGDKIEISVKDNGQGIPEAIKDKIFQPFFTTKPTGQGTGLGLSLSYDIVKAHGGEIFLDSELDKGTTFSVRLPI, encoded by the coding sequence TTGGAAAAGATCCAACATCATGGGAAGCGGGCGGATGCAATTGTAAAAGGGATGCTGGCCCATAGCCGTAAAAGTACCGGAGAAAAAATACCCACAGACATGAATGCTTTAGCTGATGAGTATTTGAGGCTGAGTTACCATGGTATGCGAGCCAAAGACAAATCATTCAATGCTGATTTCAAAACTGAATTTGACCCTACTCTTCCCAAAGTCAAAGTAGTGCCACAGGACATCGGTAGGGTGCTGTTGAATATCATCAATAATGCCTTTCAGGCCCTAAATAATGAGGAATTAAGAATGAGAAATGAGGGATTTAAACCTCTAGTCACCGTCTCCACCAAAAACCTTGGGGACAAAATCGAGATTTCCGTCAAAGACAACGGCCAGGGCATCCCCGAAGCCATCAAAGACAAAATCTTCCAGCCTTTCTTCACAACCAAACCTACCGGGCAAGGAACGGGGTTGGGACTGAGCCTGAGTTATGATATTGTCAAGGCGCATGGGGGGGAGATATTCCTTGATTCTGAACTTGATAAAGGAACCACATTTTCCGTTCGACTACCTATTTGA
- a CDS encoding transposase, with amino-acid sequence MLKTGKRINSQRRFSEEFKRKLVDDFEKGIMTVQQMERHYGIVNSVIYHWIYKYSTYNEKNIRIIEMKDSQTNRLKELEEKVKDLERTVGQKQIMIDYLEKMIDLAKETYSIDIKKNSKTPHSGGSNPTKV; translated from the coding sequence ATGTTAAAAACAGGAAAAAGGATTAATTCTCAGCGTAGATTTTCAGAGGAATTTAAACGTAAGTTGGTTGATGATTTTGAGAAAGGAATCATGACAGTTCAGCAAATGGAGCGACATTATGGAATTGTGAACTCAGTTATTTATCATTGGATTTATAAGTATTCGACCTATAATGAAAAAAATATCAGGATAATTGAGATGAAAGACAGTCAAACCAATAGGCTCAAAGAACTCGAAGAAAAGGTCAAAGATCTCGAGCGTACCGTTGGCCAAAAACAGATCATGATTGATTATTTGGAAAAAATGATTGATTTGGCCAAAGAAACTTACTCAATCGATATTAAAAAAAACTCCAAAACCCCACACTCTGGTGGTTCCAATCCAACAAAAGTATGA
- a CDS encoding IS3 family transposase: MINHSLNELYRTVGVTKQAVQQAKKRQQAFDLEIAQLVILADELREDHPGCGVEKMYYTLKPEFMGRDQFCEIFMEMGYGIKKIKNYQKTTYAGLYSYPNLIEGMAINRPFQVIQTDITYFYLNGEFYYLVFIIDVYTRIIVGYSVNDNLRTEGNIKAMKMALSTLRYQPWGLIHHSDKGSQYSSKEYTSLLNKNNIHISMGNIAWENPYAERINGIIKNEYLKRWIIKDFSDLKRKVAKAVANYNSIRLHRGFKMKYTPMGFYKNILNLKAQERPTVIVYTEGRKNFLGASSPFEVCPREEPLAHDCPMEIFNEC; the protein is encoded by the coding sequence ATGATAAACCATTCGCTCAATGAACTTTATCGGACTGTTGGAGTAACCAAGCAGGCCGTTCAACAAGCCAAAAAAAGGCAGCAAGCATTCGATCTTGAAATTGCCCAACTGGTAATCCTGGCCGATGAGCTCAGGGAAGACCATCCAGGATGTGGGGTCGAAAAAATGTATTATACATTGAAACCCGAATTCATGGGAAGGGATCAATTCTGTGAAATTTTCATGGAAATGGGATATGGTATCAAAAAAATAAAAAACTACCAGAAAACCACTTACGCAGGCCTTTATTCTTATCCAAACCTTATCGAAGGTATGGCCATAAACAGACCTTTTCAGGTCATCCAAACCGATATCACTTACTTTTACCTCAATGGTGAATTCTATTATTTGGTCTTCATTATTGATGTTTATACCAGGATCATCGTGGGATATTCGGTCAACGACAACTTGCGCACAGAAGGTAATATCAAAGCTATGAAAATGGCCCTCAGTACTTTGAGATACCAGCCTTGGGGCCTGATCCACCACTCAGATAAAGGTTCCCAGTACAGTAGTAAAGAATACACCTCCTTGCTCAACAAAAACAATATCCATATCAGTATGGGAAATATCGCATGGGAAAACCCCTACGCAGAACGAATCAATGGAATCATAAAAAATGAATACCTCAAAAGGTGGATAATCAAAGATTTCAGCGACCTGAAAAGAAAAGTGGCGAAAGCTGTAGCCAACTACAACAGCATAAGACTACACAGGGGATTTAAAATGAAATACACCCCCATGGGATTTTATAAAAATATACTAAATTTAAAAGCCCAAGAAAGACCGACGGTGATTGTTTATACCGAAGGAAGAAAAAACTTCTTAGGGGCATCGAGCCCCTTCGAAGTTTGCCCAAGAGAAGAACCTCTGGCTCATGATTGCCCGATGGAAATATTTAATGAATGTTGA